The DNA window AGAACTGAAGAGTCCAAGACGAGAATAATAGACCAGAAACATTCAAGTGCGAGTAGTCAAAGGAGATTCTATGCAATAAACTAATCGAAGCAATCTAGATTCCATTACCTTAATCTTAATTTTTAATTACCATCACCGGTTGATCTGGAAGACCAAACAACTCAGACTGTCTTTCTTCTTCTGTTCTTACATAACTCCACTCTATAAATGCATCCAAATGATCTTATTGACTAATACCAGAAATATGTATAGCCTAAAATATAAGATGATTTAAGCCAAATGAGAAGACCCAAATTTATCTTAAACAGCCAAGAAAGGTTAAATCCATTGCTTGAGAGGGAACTGGAATCTTTCCAGCTAATTATTCACATTATCCCACATGTTTCAGTTCCAAATAAACCCAATTTCTAGGATACTGCAACTTTATCATGCAATTGGTGACGACTAAAAACCAGAAGCATTACCTTCAAGTTTTTAATCATGGTTGTCAATGGTGCCTGTTTCAACATTTCTGCAGAAAATGATACGAAAGAGAGACTACTCGAATACTGTACTTCTGCCCGTAAAAAGTTAAAACTTGAGGGCGACCACCAACTATCATAACAGGAATAAGGGATTAAAGGCTGAGATCCCGCTACCAAACTTCTTTGCAGTAATTGTGGAATTTACATAATTTACTAAATCATAATGCCGTTTACGTGATTTTTTTCTCTctaattgaagaaaaatatacTGAAGAAAAGAACTATTCCATGAAGAAATTCAAAGGACCTACTTTTCCAGAATCTcaacgaaaaaaaagaaaaaactaataGCTTCAGAGCAAATGACAAAATAAGGGCCAAAAAATCGCTGTTGAAGCAATGTGACATTCATAGAGCAAACATCAAAACTAACTCATCAATCAAGTCAATTTTCCACCCAAAACCAAGATGAGCAGCAATTAATCATACCATAGTCCGAAACCATCTCTCGCTCGAACATGGATATTCCTAAACCAAACCAATATATAAAGGGCCAACTCAAGCTTCAGCTTTCATGACAAATAAGCACTTACATAACCAGCTTCGGTgcagtagaaatcaaaatgttTTGCAATATGTGTACCACACATGTACTAAGTTGTTAACTGAAATTCAATATCATTCCCCAATATGTTTTTGCACCAATCCTTAACAaccaaataaaggaaaaagaagaagaagaagaagaagatacaGGCTAGATTATAGTAAACAGATAATCACAATAGCATGAAGATCACCTCCAACCATAGACCACCTGAGCGCACCTCTCTTTAAGCCACCTAAAGCTCTTCTTCAAAGACCCTTTAACTTTACCTTCAACAGTATAGACCTTATAGCTAGCAACCCTCTTTTTCCTCTGCAATTCCGGATCATTAAAGCTCCAACTTTTTGAAATGGACCCGTTGGCGGACTTGCCTTTCTTGAGCTTTACATCCTTAGAAATTTCCGTGTGGCCATTGTTTGCTGCTGTTGCATAGGAAGCACTATAGCATCTGAGATCTTGCAGCCCAGTTGGGTTCGAGGAGGGGTTGCTATTGCTGCTGTAGCTGTAGCTCTCCAATTGAGAATTCCTTCCGTCATGGTAGGACTTGGATCTGAATTCTTCCATTGTGGGAGGAAATCAAGAGCAAAAATCTTTTTGTTTTAGGCCTTTCGTAATAGCACTAGGAGAATATGGTTGCGAGGAGGATTCCTAAGCTTTATAGTCGATGCCAGTAATAATAATACGTGAGTGTGCTCTGGTTTGGTTTTCGGGGCCGTCGGTGGTAGTGGTGATCTGGATGCTGGTGGTACTTACTAGGTGTGTGCAGTGGAGAAAGAAACTCAATGGATGACGCCAAAATACATTTTGTCACCCAGCAATAACTGCTTGCCACTCAGCTATACCCAATAAGCATGCAAACAGACTTCCTGATTTTGTTATAATTCCTCTGGACTGCAGATGCAGATCCCTTGAATTACAAACAGACAGCTAAGCTAGAAGGAATTGTTCTAGTCTTTTGGTTGTTTTGCTCTTTAACCACATTTCCTCTTTATTATATAATGCAGAGAAAATATGATTTACCGGACCCAAGGAGGAAGCCTGTTTGCCACATAAGATAAGACAGTCCATAGAAGCACAGgctaaaaaagaataaaacCTTTTTTTGAGGTACTCTTTTTCTTGGTATCCAACATTTACTCCCACATACAGCTCCAAGGCAACATTTACTCCCACTTAGAGTTGGCCGTTCATTATGAGTTCAAGCGGCGCTAGTTACCAAAACATGCGTGGAATACATTTAGGGGGAATACAGAAACACATGGCCTGCGAAAAGTCAAAGCACGTAATACCACGGATTCTTACAATAAAGAACGCGCCATAGATAGGACCATTctcttaaaaaaatttttttttttttggcctggTACGCACCATGAATAGCCAGTATTCTATTCATTATGATCGAACCAGGCAACTTGCAGTAAAAGTGTCCGGTGGGTGACCCAACTTTTCGGAGAAAAGACCACCACTTGGCGGCGTAGACTCCCCGAGCAGAAGAAGATATCCTAAGGAGTAATAAATTCTGAGGCCAAATTCACAGGTGCCCCAAATTTTTATTGTACCAAAATAAATGGAATAAAGAAACGGGTAACTTATACAAGAGCTTGACGGCACAACATATTACCATGGACCTGAAAAATTGGATAATTTACAAACAGTCAATGTATACATCATTGCCGGCTTGCTGCTACTGATACACATTACACACGCATTACATTTCGTACCAAAATTGTTAGCCCAAACTCAATTCAGAAGGGTCCGAATATGCTATGGCTATATGCACGGAACAACACATCACGCGAGGCGACATTGCATTGCAGACGCAGATGGTCCAAGTACAGTCGCGGGTATGCACCTACACTAGTAAAAGCCCAGGACAGCTGGAATCCAGATAGTCCCCGCTCCATCGGCGAACAATTTTCCGGCTATGTTGAATTACCTTTTCTGTTCATCAAGTCATGGTAATAAAGCAGCACACACATGGGTTGACCAAGAATGCAAAAAAAGCACCAAAATATCATATTCCCCACCTGGATAAAACAGGATATGATCAGCCACAGGCATCTTAATGAGAAGTGTCAAGAACAACTACAGgtaaaatttcttttgtttgtaCATTTTATTTGTATCTGCAGGAGTCCAAGGATTATAGCATAAAATAGCACGAACAGGTTGTGCATATGAAAAGTTGAAGATTCTTAGCCACAATACTAAAACATAGCTCTTAATGGCTGGTACGAAGCTACGATGCTTGTAATAACTCAAAGAAGACTCGTACTTGCACTTACTTCCAGAGAAGATGAACAAAAGACAACGAAGACTCATACTTGCACTTACTTCCAGAGAAGACGAACAAAAGACAATCACACACACAATCATCAACTGCTCTATACAAGACACAAGTTACAGATAATCATAGGCTACAAGAATCCAATATTAAAAAGACCTACCATCGAATTCTTGAACTTGGCTTGCAAAAAGTTTGTCAATACAACCAGAGGAACCTGTCCAAAAGAGGGGAGAGAAAAAACTTACTCCTGCTGGAAACAAAGAGAAAACAGATGCCATATATAATCTGGGTCATCTCTGCTTCTTGGAAACTAAATTAGCAGAATACATATGAATGAAAGTTTCAATACAGAAAGATGTCTAATAGATACAGCGTACATACTACCACCTGTACTGTGAAATACACTATTAATTACATCATGTCAAGTCTTTCTGCAGATGCACAGATAGGTTCTCTTACCTGAAACATGATACCAATGAATGCCCAAAACTTGAATATGTGGCATGGAACAGCAATACACAGCTGCCAATGAGCACAAAGCGCAGTCATCATAAGTTCCATGCATTATTTGCTTACATGttaataaaaaaaggaaaaaaaatgaaaaatgttcGATATCTATGGATCTGGCAAGATATAGGAAGTAAATGTGCACCAACCTCGTGGAAGATAGCAGAAACAAGGAACACAATGAGTATTGCAACTCCCTGCAACAAAAAGATGAATATTAAATCTAAGTAacaataatttcatttttacagCGGACCTTTAATGTGGAACAGGAAAGAAGGATGTCCATTCATACTACTTTAATAAATGGAGAGCAAGCAGATGTGTGGTGTAACATTTTTATCTTCTCCAATACTACCCCTGCATGAATAACTgcccttgtttttctttttcttttttcttttttcatttttgggcTCTAGGTGAACTACCTATTACTTTaccaattttatttttctctttgattGTTTAACTACTAGTCTTTCTAAACTATCCATAATAAACTTTGTAAAAGAGTTGGAAGGTTCTTTGAAGCTTGAAATAGTTCATTGGAACCATTGAACTACTCAGCAAGCATCAACTTTCCAAGAAGACAAGAGGACAAACAAACTCAATACATTAGGCAGCTTGAAATTGGAGACTTTACCTTAGGTAACCCATTGCGCAAGCAAGGAAAATAAATGTGGCGAACCATCCATTTATGGACAGGCTGCAATCAATAAAGGTTTTAAGCAATAATTATTacaacaaaaatatattaaaatactGGTAAAACTGCATCTGCCAACAACAGAAATGACAAGAATCTAATGTATGAAGAAGAACATTTACAACATCTATCTCCTTTATGAAAGAGTATGAATTACTGAACAGCCCGAGTAACTGCAAACCCCACCAGCAAAGCCGGCACTTAGCTTAAAACACACTCAAACGGCATTTTGTGCAGCCAAAAAAACATAAGCATGCGCCACAAGAAATGCAGATACTCTATACAGAAAGCGTAAAAACATACCTCCtaattcaacaaaacaaaatgcaagacaaaaatgaggactTTCTTATAAGCTAAACTTTGTGATGCATTATACATGTCATTACATGAAGATACAAACAGAGTCTTCAATCCACCAGGACTGCTATAGATGTGCACACAGAAGGAAAAggcaaataaagaaaaaaaataacatcCTCAGAAAGGCAAATCTGAAACTAATTCTAGAAGATTACATACCATGTTCCACATTCTCCAATACTAGCAACAGCCACAGCAGGACAACCATTTCAATTGATGGTGGgagaacaaaacaaaatctcTAATTAGTTCTAAGATAATTGGAATGAGAAATGTAAAAGAGGAAAGTAACAGCATAAAGATCATATTTAAGTCTTCTAAAAGTTTACCTCATCTATTGTTTTTGCGTTCCACCAATCCTTGTAAAATTCACGATCCCCGAAACACAGTATCTCAGCAAGTATATTTAACCTATATGATGTCACAGAATTATAATCAGAGTCAAGTGCTAGGATAACGATGATTGGCAAACAAACATGGACTCCATCTCCAGAGGAAGAGAGACAATCAAATCATTCCATATCATCTTCTAACCAGTTCTCTGTTTTTGGAATCACATTCATTCTAATCTTCTGTTTCCACCAAAATAGAGTTCAAGGTATGAGCCTTTTTCCGTTTTTGTTTCATGAAAGAAGGATTATGCAAATTCATTCATACTGTCGTTCCTTTCCCAATTTTGCTAATACATACCAACCAGTTTCCACAGCTAAGCctcaaagaaaatggtgaatgaCTCAACATCAAGCTAACACAATCACTTCCATGTGGTAGGATATTTAGTCATTTTCTTATGACAAAGAACATTGATCTTAAATCCAGTAGACTGTCAACCTCCAAAGATTGTGTATCTAATCTCATAATTTTTAACTGATAAAGCACCACGTATCTTCTCTATATCTTTCTTCAACTACGTGACTTCATACTGACATCAGGACTACATATGACCAAGGACACCCACCCATGACCCAACCCCTAACCCTCAAATCCCACCCAAAAATAAATACAGTGTCAAGCATATAAATCAGGTTCTTACCCATATAAGAATCCTCCTCATACGGCACTGGACTGGACAAAAAGATTGAAATGGGAAAAAGTTCTCTACTAATTTATTAAAGAGAAGATGGCTTACCATAGATGGAAAACGCAGTAAAACATGCAGAGCCAAACGTATAAATTTGGAACTGAAAGCTTCAAGACCCTTTCAATCGCATATAGAAGATTTCCTTTCAGAGGATGTTGGGAGTTTTGCACGATTGGATTGATGTACTGCATGATAATATGACTTTGTCAGCTGAGTTTTACACAAGAagaacccaaaaaaagaaaaaaggtaaGAACCAAATTTCCCACAAAGAAGACAGAAAATTACCTGCTCTATGATAAATCCCATAAAACCTGTAAAAATTACCAACTTGATGAGTTGAGTCACCACCCAACCTTTCCGAATGTAAGCTGTGCGTGGATAGCTTAGCTGCAAACGACAGTTTCTCAGTATAGACTTATCAAAAAATTTCACCACTAAAACCAACAATGCTAGAGTAATTAGGAACTTAATGACTTTATACTGAATAGGAAAAAAATGTTCTCTATAAATGAAAATGCACACAGGAGAGTTTTCAATTTCCCAATAACATTGTGTAAACCATTGAATACAACCAATATAAATCTTTTGATGAAGCTCACACCTAGCAAAGAAATTTTTCTCTGAAAGTATTTTTTATCAACACATAGCATGGAACATCAACTACCTTAACCagcttttttcaaaattaaataagtCAAGAACCAAACTAATGGATTtgctttcctttttctcctCATTTAATTCTttaacaatgaactaaatgccATATCAGATCCTAGTATGAACAATAGCTAAACCAAAATACTTAGGCCAAAAGTAATTTGCACACATTCAACCTAGCAGCAGCTTACAAGATAGAATATAATCTCAATCTCTCCTAAGCCGCATGTTTAACCTTCAAAGAAGAAACCCAAAATTAGGTAATAGTGGCTAACAAACCCATTGTTACTTGATTGCCTCTACGGTTGAGAAGGATTACTTACGGAAAATTTATAAAGGTTGAGAATAAAATGAAAGCATCTCTGAAAACACACAAAAAGTGACCACAACATTCTCCATTGCCTCTGTGGATCAGAAGTTTGCAGTTTGTACAAACTTGAGATGGTGAGCAGTACATCCATTGGAAGTTTAGGCTCCATTTCCATTATTGATTGAAGCATAATCTGCATTAGTATCCTAGAACCAAAATAGACCAACAAAGCCTCCCACTGTTTTGTAGGTGATCACTTGTATATGCATAACATATATTGGAAGATAGACTTCGCTGAGTTGTAGgtagaatttaaaaaaaaattaactataaTGACACAAGATGACACCTTTCCAGAACAAAGATTACATAGTTTTGCATACCCCATCACACATCATAATCCTAACCATATTCACATCAACAACCGAGAGCTCCTCACTGGCACATTACAACATAGAGGTCATGATCTCAAAACAATAATGTGGCAAAATTATCTCTCTAGAAACATCATGAATGAAGACATTCCAGACTTCATAGGTTAATTCAAGTCCATATGCTCCTAAAAATCTCAATAGAATACCAACAGGAgataaaatgttaaaataaattagaCAGGGCTAGAGCATGTTTACCTGGTAACATAATGTTGGAGCAACCATGAAGTATGCCAAACTCTTAAAGCTCACATCATAGCTGAAATCCGTATTCAAATAGTTGGGCAAGACTTCCCCCTATCATTAGAAAAGGAGCTTAAAAGAACTGGCTTATGCTTTCTAAAAATGTTAGACTCAAGAACTTGGCGCAAAACTCATTTATTTTGCACCTTCAAGTTTTCAGGAGTCCTCTAATTAGGAACCAAAAATCAGTAGGTAAATTTCTACACTATTGACAAAATGGCCCAAAAAGTTAAAAGTTATCTGGAGAATAATTACATACAAAATGTCcatccaaaaattttaaattaacttCTGAAAGCACAAAACAGACGCAAGATGTGCAGAagtgaaagaaagaaagcaTAAAATAATATATGATATGCCAAGAAAGAATTTCTTAAGCTTCACCACCAAATTTCCCACCACATAGGGTCTGACATTATCCATGGAAATATTGACAAAATGACTCGACAAAAGTTGATAATCAACCAACAGAAAAGAGTGTGTTCTTCATACCTTCTCGAGTGACTTTGCAACTGCTCTCATGTCATAATTGGTATGCGCATAGGATATCAATTTTAACCACACAACGCAGGCACACAACATCAAGTTCACGCCCGAGAGAACAACAGAATCACACCTGAGCATTTCAAACCTCTGATTAATAGTTCACGACTAAAATTGCGACAAACAAATGCCCAGTTTGACATAATATTCCCATCTCCCATGTTAACAAGTAATGCCACAAAGTATATATTGCAGTAAAGAGAAACATCTGAGTCATTTTCCATATTTTATGCTTCTTGTGTTTCCACCTCCATGATGAAGATGACAGACGAGAGTAGAGCAAAAAGTTGCAACCAAGGCTATTCAACCTAATATTGATTTCAagactaataaaaaaaaaggaaaagaaatcacATTTtagttgtcaaaacctgacaTACATTTTTCATAATTAATCAGAGATCAACTTGTGTGCAAATCTTGACACATTCAGTAATTTATTTTAGaactttagaaaaaaaaattatggtcACTGCTCTTAAACATATCTCACAACTATCCAAAACAGTAATGCAAAATGTATAAAAGCAGTTCTACATCATTTTTCTTTGAACTGGCATGGTGGACCTGATGGAAATAAAGAACCATACACAGTCACAATGCTATAAGTTGATAACAAACCTTAGAATGACAACAACAGGATACAGAATCGCAGTTGTACTTATTATGATATGTAGAATGACAACCACCTGCAAAATTTAGCCCATTTCTTTCAATGTcaggatgaaaaagaaaaaaaaggagaaagcaAAAATAACAAACAACTACATTCATACAAAATCCAGATACATACCATTTACAAATACCTAGTGATGATCCAACATAAAATAGAAATTGAAACTTACCGGTTCAGAAATGTACTTTTTCTGCaccaatttttcaacaaaaaatgaCGCAAGCGGGAGAACAAGAAGACTGAGACTGCAAGATACCAGAAAAGGAAATAAGTATTTAGGCTCACATATGTAACCCAAAAAAACCAACCTTAACTCTTTGCCGTTCTAGTGTTTGGAATTGGCAAGGAGGAGACtaacaaa is part of the Coffea eugenioides isolate CCC68of chromosome 6, Ceug_1.0, whole genome shotgun sequence genome and encodes:
- the LOC113773398 gene encoding diacylglycerol O-acyltransferase 1A produces the protein MAIMESPEIVVAATATTTTTISSAENKEENSNYDRSGSLRRRTASSVVVEAVAAAAAKDVVKTPESDSDLDSSSKGNSTDDNEERSRSKLVYGSSGGVELVRELSNAKDDKDKVGSGEGRGGGGGSGGGVESSSSSSWKFAYRPSAPAHRRIKESPLSSDAIFKQSHAGLFNLCIVVLVAVNGRLIIENLMKYGWLIKSGFWFSSRSLGDWPLLMCCLSLLVLPLASFFVEKLVQKKYISEPVVVILHIIISTTAILYPVVVILRCDSVVLSGVNLMLCACVVWLKLISYAHTNYDMRAVAKSLEKGEVLPNYLNTDFSYDVSFKSLAYFMVAPTLCYQLSYPRTAYIRKGWVVTQLIKLVIFTGFMGFIIEQYINPIVQNSQHPLKGNLLYAIERVLKLSVPNLYVWLCMFYCVFHLWLNILAEILCFGDREFYKDWWNAKTIDEYWRMWNMPVHKWMVRHIYFPCLRNGLPKGVAILIVFLVSAIFHELCIAVPCHIFKFWAFIGIMFQVPLVVLTNFLQAKFKNSMVGNMIFWCFFCILGQPMCVLLYYHDLMNRKGNST
- the LOC113773400 gene encoding uncharacterized protein LOC113773400, with protein sequence MEEFRSKSYHDGRNSQLESYSYSSNSNPSSNPTGLQDLRCYSASYATAANNGHTEISKDVKLKKGKSANGSISKSWSFNDPELQRKKRVASYKVYTVEGKVKGSLKKSFRWLKERCAQVVYGWR